ACTTCTAATAAATACCATTGATTTTTCTTTGCTTCATTCTGTAATTCTTCTACAGGTGTAGAGAGATTGCTAAAAAAATCGATTCCTTGATCTAAATAAGCGTAGCGCCAACGCCATTGATATCCAGTTACTTTAATCGTTAATTCAGAATCGCTATTATCATTCATTTTGATTAAAGTTTTAGTGGCAGGTATTGCAATAACGATTAATATAATAAACGGCACAATGGCCCATGCAATTTCCAAAAAAAAATTTTCATGAAATTGAGCAGCATTGACTCCTCGTGATTTTCTATGCCGAATAAGCGAATAAATCATGATGCTAAATACTACGATGGCAATTCCTACGCAAACCCAAAATACCAGCATATGTAAATGATAAATAGCATGACTGATAGGCGTAACGCCTCGCGGCATATTGGTTTGCCATGCCGCTAAAGCCAATCCTGGACTAAGCAGAAAATTAAAATTAATAAAAAAAATTAAAAAAAATTTTTTAACATGCTTCATATCCTATCTGTCCTTTTTATAGTGATCACAATAACTTTTTAAGTTTAGGATGTTTTTATTTCAATCAATAGGCACAATTGATTAATTTAAATGCTTAGCATAAAAGATCATTACCATAAAAAATAATTGCCAGTAGTTTTGCTTTGTTCAACCATATATTTTACGCTAGCTTCTAATTCGGAATTACTACAATTTTTGCAGTCTCCTTTTGCAGGCATTTTTTTATACCCCAAAATAGTATGTTCAAATAAAACATCGATATTTTTGGCAATAATGGGTTGCCAGCGTGCTTTATCTCCTAATATGGGCGCCCCTAATTTCCCATTATCATGGCAGATAGCACAATGTTGTTGGTAAATTTGTTTACCTACTTTTAGGCTCAGTGGTTTTTCTTGTACGGGAATGGTTTTGGTCGCCCCCGCTTGATCATTTAAGATGAGATAATCAACGGCTGCTTTTACTGCATCATCTGAGCATCCAGTGCAAGTTCCTTTAGGTGGCATGGAATTAAAACCATGAATAGCCCGTTCATAGACAATATTTTTTCCTTGCTTTAAACGTTTTTTCCATTCAACGGTATCGCCTAATTTTGGAGCGCCTGCTGCTCCACTGGCATGGCAAACCGCACAATAAGATTCATAAACTTTGCGGCCAGTTTTAGCGGTAATGGGTCCACTGAATGCAGAATAAGGCACTTGGCTTTTTACTGTTTTTAAATAAACTGCGATGGCATTTAAATCGTGAGTAGATAAATACTTAAGACTATTACTATTAACTTCTGCCATGGGTCCTGCTACGACACCGGCATTTCTTAACAGTTTATTTTGTTTAAAGACGGCTCGAATATCATCGATACAAATACCTTTTAATCCACTTGAGCTTATATTCGGTGCGTAATAACCTTGGATAAATCCTCCCGTTAGGGAATATTTCTTTTTTTCAGCACCTAACAAATTCAAAGGAGTATGGCACATTCCGCAGTGACCTAAGCCTTGGACTAAATAAGCCCCACGGTTCCATGACTTCGTATATTGCTTATCTATTTCATAAGCACCAGGACGAAAAAATAAAATCCGCCATCCTAGTTGCAAAAAACGCCAATTAAATGGCCACATCATTTCATTGGCGTGGTTAGCTTTTTTAACTGGATCTAAACTAAATAGATAGGCTTTGATCGCTAACAAATCATGCGTATTGATTTTGGTGAAGCTAGCGAAAGGAAATACCGGAAAATAATAACTTCCATTCGGGGCTATACCTTCATGCATGGCACGGATAAAATCTTTATCATTCCATGTTCCTATTCCTGTGGTTTTATCTGGTGTAATATTGGGCGAATAAATGCTCCCGAAAGGCGTATAAATTCCTAATCCTCCAGCAAAAGGTTGGCCTTGGTGTTTTGTATCGGTATGACAAGCGATACAATCACCCGCTTTACTTAAATATTCACCCCGTTTAATCAGTTTGCGTAATGCAGCATCTTTAGGATAATTAATGGGAGGATAGGGGATATTGAGTTCAGGATTTTTCTTTGTTGGATCAGCATTCGAGTTGGCAAATGCCAAACTAGATAATAGCAAGGTGGATATAAAAAAAGAATATTTTAAAAAATTATAGAGATATCTTAAGATTATTTTATTCATAGTCCTTTACGAATCCAATCTTTTTTAGATATGTTACAACCCTGCACTCGATTTTATGAGCTATTTTCGATCAATTTACGTGACCAAAAACCCAGGGCAAAGGTCTCAGCAACTATCTAATGACTTATCATTCGTTATAATGCCATAGTCATCGTTTATTTTTAAGTATTATTGTATTTATTCCATTCTTTGTTAGATACACTATCTTAATTTTAAAGCAATCTATTTATTTATAGATAATATAAACTATTTAGTGGAGTGACGGATAACTTTCTTCCTATTGAACGCATGTTAGAAGATGTCTTTAAATGACTATAGATGAACTCACTAAGGCTATTAAGCTTTTAAAGGCGGGAAAACTAATTGTTTTTCCTACTGAAACAGTCTATGCCTTAGCAGGTGATGCGAGAAATTTAACCGCGGTTCAGAAAATTTTCGCGCTAAAGCAACGTCCTTTAAATCAACCTTTAAGCGTTTTATTGGCGAAAGAACATCCCCTGGATAGATGGGCCAGAGACATTCCTAAGGTTGCAGAAAAGTTAGCTGATCATTTTTGGCCGGGTCCTTTGACACTTATTTTAAATAAAGAAAAATCAGTTTTGCCTGAATTAACCGGTGGGCAAGATAAAATAGGTTTACGCGTGCCGGATCATCCTATTGCGCAAGCGATATTAAATTCTTTTGCCAGCGGAGTCGCAGCGCCTTCTGCGAATCGCTCCACTCATCTTAGTCCTACCTTAATTGCACATGTACAGCAAGAATTTGAACATAAACTCGAACTTATTATTAATGGTGGACCTTGTTCTATTGGGATTGAATCAACGATTATTGATGTGACTTTTGACGTTCCGCGAATACTTAGATTAGGCGCTCTCCCGTTAGAACAAATAGAATC
The Candidatus Rickettsiella isopodorum DNA segment above includes these coding regions:
- a CDS encoding L-threonylcarbamoyladenylate synthase is translated as MTIDELTKAIKLLKAGKLIVFPTETVYALAGDARNLTAVQKIFALKQRPLNQPLSVLLAKEHPLDRWARDIPKVAEKLADHFWPGPLTLILNKEKSVLPELTGGQDKIGLRVPDHPIAQAILNSFASGVAAPSANRSTHLSPTLIAHVQQEFEHKLELIINGGPCSIGIESTIIDVTFDVPRILRLGALPLEQIESITPYEIGESILSHRFSKKPLIEQVSKQELDRIIDSYLNQHKLLTVFGLGPVKKKHKDLTWIRMPNVASQYGQRLYQYLHEAEQQSDKILVESVPKLKAWAGIQLILDKYS
- a CDS encoding c-type cytochrome, whose amino-acid sequence is MNKIILRYLYNFLKYSFFISTLLLSSLAFANSNADPTKKNPELNIPYPPINYPKDAALRKLIKRGEYLSKAGDCIACHTDTKHQGQPFAGGLGIYTPFGSIYSPNITPDKTTGIGTWNDKDFIRAMHEGIAPNGSYYFPVFPFASFTKINTHDLLAIKAYLFSLDPVKKANHANEMMWPFNWRFLQLGWRILFFRPGAYEIDKQYTKSWNRGAYLVQGLGHCGMCHTPLNLLGAEKKKYSLTGGFIQGYYAPNISSSGLKGICIDDIRAVFKQNKLLRNAGVVAGPMAEVNSNSLKYLSTHDLNAIAVYLKTVKSQVPYSAFSGPITAKTGRKVYESYCAVCHASGAAGAPKLGDTVEWKKRLKQGKNIVYERAIHGFNSMPPKGTCTGCSDDAVKAAVDYLILNDQAGATKTIPVQEKPLSLKVGKQIYQQHCAICHDNGKLGAPILGDKARWQPIIAKNIDVLFEHTILGYKKMPAKGDCKNCSNSELEASVKYMVEQSKTTGNYFLW